A genome region from Chlorobaculum tepidum TLS includes the following:
- a CDS encoding ABC transporter ATP-binding protein — MPGMTELGAPALAFRGVTAGYKGRTVLRDVDFGIAEGEFVSLIGPNGSGKSTLLKTATGLLKASEGKVEVFGREVSSLKPRQRASLIGVVPQKLDSPMAFTVGEIVMLGRNLRGRWTGLEGHDYDSVEKAMIYTNVFDLRERRFNELSAGEQQRTALAMALAQEPRIIMLDESIAHLDINHSQEVLRILMNINREERITVLLVSHDLNLAAQVAGRLMLVQHGRLVKNGSPEEVMQPELLSRVYDCELRVRRDPFSGNPVVSGALDELLRRPAVRKRLHIICGGGSGIELFRRLFIEGFELTSGVLNRLDSDAEAARALDIPCVLEQPFSAVGDEAFQQAAAMVSEADGVVIGPVPIGSGNLVNLRLAAEALDAGKPVWIASGLDKRDYTPGKEAAEMSDKLRKSGATEWKGIQELTAMLNRAWPESQH, encoded by the coding sequence ATGCCTGGAATGACTGAGCTGGGAGCGCCTGCGCTTGCGTTTCGAGGCGTCACCGCCGGGTACAAGGGGCGCACGGTGCTGCGCGATGTCGATTTTGGGATCGCCGAGGGGGAGTTCGTTTCGCTGATCGGCCCGAATGGCTCCGGCAAGAGCACCCTGCTCAAGACCGCCACCGGTCTGCTCAAAGCGTCGGAAGGCAAGGTCGAGGTGTTTGGGCGCGAGGTTTCGTCGCTCAAGCCGCGCCAGCGCGCCTCGCTCATTGGCGTGGTGCCGCAGAAGCTCGACTCGCCGATGGCTTTCACGGTGGGTGAAATCGTGATGCTCGGGCGCAATCTCCGCGGGCGCTGGACGGGACTGGAGGGGCATGACTACGACAGTGTCGAGAAGGCGATGATCTACACGAACGTGTTCGACCTCCGGGAGCGCCGCTTCAACGAACTGAGCGCCGGAGAGCAGCAGCGCACGGCGCTCGCCATGGCTCTGGCGCAGGAGCCGCGCATCATCATGCTCGACGAATCGATAGCGCACCTCGATATCAACCACAGCCAGGAGGTGCTTCGCATCCTGATGAACATCAACCGCGAGGAGCGGATCACGGTGCTGCTGGTGAGCCACGATCTCAACCTCGCCGCGCAGGTCGCCGGGCGGTTGATGCTGGTGCAGCACGGGCGGCTGGTGAAGAACGGCTCGCCGGAGGAGGTGATGCAGCCGGAGCTGCTCAGCCGCGTCTATGACTGCGAACTGCGCGTGCGACGCGACCCATTCAGCGGTAATCCGGTGGTGAGCGGCGCGCTCGACGAGCTGCTGCGCCGTCCGGCGGTGCGCAAGCGGCTGCACATCATCTGCGGTGGCGGCTCGGGTATCGAGCTCTTCCGGCGGCTCTTCATCGAGGGCTTCGAGCTCACCTCGGGTGTACTCAACCGGCTCGATTCCGACGCCGAGGCGGCCCGTGCGCTCGATATTCCATGCGTGCTCGAACAGCCCTTCTCGGCGGTCGGCGACGAGGCGTTCCAGCAGGCCGCCGCGATGGTGTCGGAAGCCGACGGCGTAGTCATCGGCCCGGTGCCCATTGGCTCCGGCAACCTTGTGAATCTCCGACTTGCCGCCGAAGCGCTCGACGCGGGCAAGCCGGTCTGGATCGCCTCGGGACTCGACAAGCGCGACTACACGCCGGGCAAAGAGGCCGCCGAGATGTCGGACAAACTCCGCAAATCCGGAGCGACGGAGTGGAAAGGAATTCAGGAATTGACGGCGATGCTCAACCGGGCGTGGCCGGAATCGCAACATTGA
- the cbiR gene encoding cobamide remodeling phosphodiesterase CbiR, protein MKKYPFRLGTSSYIIPDDILPNVRYLADKVEDIELALFESDEFSNLPSPEVIAELVALAGEHGLTYSVHLPLDVYLGSPFRDERERSVGKCRRIIDLTEALPKSAFVMHFEAGKGVDINAFSDEERQIFVESLGDSARMLLEGCGEPVSMFCAENLNYPFEIVWPVVEQFGFSVALDVGHLEYYGFPTADYLDRYLSRAKVLHMHGTTGGRDHNSLACMRPEALDLVVEALRKVEGEPKVFTLEIFSEADFLSSVETLERFSS, encoded by the coding sequence ATGAAGAAGTACCCGTTCAGGCTTGGCACCTCGTCTTATATCATCCCGGACGACATTCTGCCCAACGTGCGCTATCTGGCGGACAAGGTCGAAGACATCGAGCTGGCGCTCTTCGAGTCCGACGAGTTCAGCAACCTGCCGTCGCCGGAGGTGATCGCGGAGCTGGTCGCGCTGGCTGGAGAGCATGGTCTGACCTACTCGGTGCACCTGCCGCTCGACGTCTATCTCGGCAGCCCTTTTCGGGATGAGCGGGAGCGCTCGGTGGGCAAGTGCCGCCGGATCATCGACCTTACCGAAGCGCTGCCGAAGTCGGCCTTCGTGATGCACTTCGAGGCGGGCAAGGGGGTGGACATCAACGCTTTTTCCGACGAAGAACGGCAGATTTTCGTGGAGAGTCTCGGCGACTCCGCGAGAATGTTGCTCGAGGGCTGCGGCGAACCGGTCTCGATGTTCTGCGCCGAAAACCTGAACTACCCCTTCGAGATCGTCTGGCCGGTGGTCGAACAATTCGGTTTTTCGGTGGCGCTCGACGTGGGCCATCTCGAATACTACGGTTTTCCGACCGCCGATTATCTTGACCGCTACCTCTCCCGAGCAAAGGTGCTGCACATGCACGGCACGACGGGGGGGCGCGATCACAACTCACTGGCCTGCATGCGCCCCGAAGCGCTCGATCTGGTGGTCGAAGCGCTGCGCAAGGTGGAGGGCGAGCCAAAGGTGTTCACGCTGGAGATTTTCTCGGAAGCAGATTTTTTGTCGTCAGTCGAGACGCTGGAGCGGTTTTCGTCATGA
- the cobU gene encoding bifunctional adenosylcobinamide kinase/adenosylcobinamide-phosphate guanylyltransferase has translation MPEVIYVTGGARSGKSCYALKLAERYKCRVFLATAEAFDGEMQRRIDKHKQERDERFTTVEEPVYLDKALRALPDGTEVVLVDCLTVWLGNMMHYLGDEAAINERIDALLDVLKNPPCDIIFVSNEVGMGIVPENAMAREFRDLAGTLNRKVAERATQAYLLCSGLPLVLKK, from the coding sequence ATGCCTGAAGTAATCTATGTGACCGGCGGAGCCCGGAGTGGCAAGAGCTGCTATGCGCTGAAGCTGGCCGAACGATACAAGTGTCGGGTGTTTCTTGCTACTGCCGAGGCGTTCGATGGGGAGATGCAGCGTCGTATCGACAAGCACAAACAGGAGCGCGACGAGCGCTTTACGACGGTGGAGGAGCCGGTGTATCTCGACAAAGCGCTGCGCGCTTTACCCGACGGGACAGAGGTGGTGCTGGTCGATTGCCTGACCGTGTGGCTGGGAAACATGATGCACTATCTCGGCGATGAAGCGGCGATCAACGAGCGGATCGACGCCCTGCTCGATGTACTGAAGAATCCGCCGTGCGACATCATTTTTGTTTCCAATGAAGTTGGTATGGGGATCGTGCCCGAAAACGCGATGGCACGCGAGTTCCGTGACCTGGCCGGCACGCTCAATCGCAAGGTGGCCGAACGCGCCACGCAGGCGTATTTGCTGTGCAGCGGTTTGCCGCTTGTTTTGAAAAAGTAG